One Polaribacter reichenbachii genomic window, GAATTAAAGTATACTTAACAGCTCGTTTTTCTGCGCCAATTGAAATTGGAAATTTAGAAACGGCAGATCCTTTAGATGAAAATGTTGCTAAATGGTGGAAAGATAAAACAGCTGAAATATATAAAGAAATACCAGATTTTGGTGGATTTTTAGTAAAAGCGAATTCAGAAGGGCAACCTGGGCCTCAAAACTATGGTAGAAATCATATTGATGGTGCTAATATGTTAGCAGATGCAGTAAAACCTTTTAATGGAATTGTAATGTGGAGAGCATTTGTTTATTCTGAGCACGATCCTGATGATAGAGCTAAACAAGCATATTCTGAGTTTGTACCATATGATGGTCAGTTTAGAGATAATGTATTAATTCAGGTTAAAAACGGAGCTATTGATTTTCAGCCTAGAGAACCTTTCCATCCAATGTTTGGAGCAATGGCAAAAACTAATTTAATGATGGAATTTCAAATTACCCAAGAATATATGGGTCAAGGAACGCATTTAGTGTATCAACCAAAATTATATGAAGAAGTTTTAAAAGCAGATACTTATAGAGAAGGAAAAGGTTCTTTTGTTGCTAAGGTTATTGATGGTAGTTTGCACAATAAAAAAATAACAGGTATTGCAGGAGTTGCAAATATTGGAACAGATATTAATTGGACAGGGCATCACTTTTTACAAGCTAATTGGTATGGATTTGGACGAATGGCTTGGAATCCATATTTAAAATCTTCTGATATCGCAGAAGAATGGATTAAAATGACCTTTACAAATGAAAAAGCTTTTGTTAAACCAGTCAAAAAAATGATGGTTTCATCTAGAGAAACTGTGGTTAATTATATGACTCCATATGGCTTGCATCATATTATGGCTACAGGTCATCATTTTGGACCAGGTCCTTGGGTTGATAATTTATCACGTCCAGAATGGAATCCTGTTTATTATCATAAAGCAGATGAAAATGGAGTTGGATTTAATAGGACAAATACAGGTAGCAATGCAACAGCTCAATATGCATCAGCAGTAAAAGAAATCTACAATAATATTGAAACTACACCAGAAATTTATTTGTTATGGTTTCATCACATTCCATGGGATTATAAACTGAAAAATGGAGAAACCTTATGGAATGGTTTGGCATTAAAATATCAGCAAGGTGTTAATGAAGTTGAAGAAATGAAATCAACATGGAATAGCTTAAAAAAATATATAGATCCTCAAAGGTTTAAAGAAATATCTATGATGTTTGATGTACAATTAAATGATGCAAAATGGTGGAGAGATTCTTGTTTATTATATTTTCAACAATTTTCAAAAAAACCATTACCTAAAGGAGTGGAAAAATCAAAAATAACTTTAGAATATTTTAAATCTTTAAAGTTTCCATTTGCGCCAGGAAATTAAAATATAACTAAAACTAAAATAATGAACAAAACAGCAATAGTAACAGGAGGTTCTTCTGGTTTAGGGTTTGCAACCGCAACTAAATTTTGTAAAAATGGTATTAAAACATATATAATAGGTATTAATGAAATTCAAACAAAAGAAGCCTGTAAAGAATTAGGAGAGAATGCGATTCCAGTAATTTACGATTTAACAAATTTAGATGGAATACCAAAAATGATTAGTGATATAGCCAAAGAAGGTAGTATTGATATTTTGATAAATAATGCAGGTATAAATCTAAAAAAAGAATTTATAGATGTAACTGATGCAGAATTTTTAAAAATTATACATTTAAATATTTTAAGTGTTTTTTCTGTAAGTAGAGAAGTAGTTAAGGTGATGAAAGATTATGGTGGAGGTACTATTGTTAATATTAGTTCTATGGCATCGCAATACGGGATTCCAAAAGTAATTGCATATACAGCAAGTAAAGG contains:
- a CDS encoding SDR family NAD(P)-dependent oxidoreductase, with amino-acid sequence MNKTAIVTGGSSGLGFATATKFCKNGIKTYIIGINEIQTKEACKELGENAIPVIYDLTNLDGIPKMISDIAKEGSIDILINNAGINLKKEFIDVTDAEFLKIIHLNILSVFSVSREVVKVMKDYGGGTIVNISSMASQYGIPKVIAYTASKGAIEAMTRAMAVDLAQYDVRVNCVAPGFIKTKMSDKAFSDEPARRDKVLSRTPMGILGKPSDIADTVYFYALEESGFITGTILPVDGGNSIGF
- a CDS encoding alpha-glucuronidase family glycosyl hydrolase is translated as MIKTFYKTLLICLFLSIHNICSANDGYKLWLQYNYIEDSDIRDNYLSHLNSVQYFGDSETINVIKEEISLAMKSLFGNDYLKNINKNGLIIGATSNLNTKILKKLKNEISNIQKDGFVIKQVKIGGIKQIVITAKTDIGVLYGTFNFLKRLQTHQSIDKINVIDFPKVDIRMLNHWDNLDRTVERGYSGFSIWDWHRLPNYIDTRYKDYARANASIGINGTALTNVNSNALILTPHYIEKVKAIADVFRPYGIKVYLTARFSAPIEIGNLETADPLDENVAKWWKDKTAEIYKEIPDFGGFLVKANSEGQPGPQNYGRNHIDGANMLADAVKPFNGIVMWRAFVYSEHDPDDRAKQAYSEFVPYDGQFRDNVLIQVKNGAIDFQPREPFHPMFGAMAKTNLMMEFQITQEYMGQGTHLVYQPKLYEEVLKADTYREGKGSFVAKVIDGSLHNKKITGIAGVANIGTDINWTGHHFLQANWYGFGRMAWNPYLKSSDIAEEWIKMTFTNEKAFVKPVKKMMVSSRETVVNYMTPYGLHHIMATGHHFGPGPWVDNLSRPEWNPVYYHKADENGVGFNRTNTGSNATAQYASAVKEIYNNIETTPEIYLLWFHHIPWDYKLKNGETLWNGLALKYQQGVNEVEEMKSTWNSLKKYIDPQRFKEISMMFDVQLNDAKWWRDSCLLYFQQFSKKPLPKGVEKSKITLEYFKSLKFPFAPGN